A segment of the Zonotrichia leucophrys gambelii isolate GWCS_2022_RI chromosome 25, RI_Zleu_2.0, whole genome shotgun sequence genome:
TGATGGTGTAGCAGCAGGACATGGGCATGCAGCAGGACTGCACGGGcatgcagcaggggctgcagcactgcatggGGCTGCAGCACATGGGGGTCTTGCAGCAGCGGGGGCTGCTGTAGCAGCACACGGAGTAGTTATTTCCGCCGCCGCAGCATCCGTTGGGCATCTTGGGTGTGGTGGGAGAGGAGGCggagctggaaggagcagagagaggctgTGAGGGGGAGCAGCGGGTTTGGAATTTGGGGAGAATTCAAGGCTCTGGTCATTCATTCAGCTTTGGGGGTTCAAGGAGGGCAAACCCAGGGGTGTCCTGTTTATAAATGATGTTTTGCCCGTGGTGCAGGGGCCCAATGGCTCATTCTGGTGTCTTAGGAGGATCAACCCACTCTGGACCCTTCTGGAATGTTCTCCATGCCCTTCCCCTGCATGGCCCTGCTGATAGTCCCAGAGCCTCcctgaacattcccagctcatcCCCGAAACTCCTCGTGCAGAGTCCATAAAACCCCGACTCCAATTCCCGTCCTAGACCCCCAGAAATACTTAGATCTGCTATAAATATCAGATATCCAAATTTTAGATatccaaaattcccttttgggAGGCGAAGGAAGGGTTAGAAGTTCTTACTTACCCTGCTGAAGAGTGAGGAGAGCTGAAGGTAGGAGAAGATGAGCGAATGAAGCGAGCTGGGCCCGGAGCCCTTTTATACTCCCGGCCATCCTTCCTCCTGGAAGTGAGACAGCCATTGACCATTCCAGCTTCCCTGTTTATCCATCCAAACCCATATTTTTTAGCCATAGGTGTCGCCTGGAATTTGCATTTCGCCTCATTACTGGTGATCCACCACGCTCCTTCTGCCTCGTCATGGTTTAGCCTGGAGATAATCAAAGGGCTCCCGTGAATTTGGATGAATTTGTCCTCATCACAACCTTGTGAGGGAGCTAAAAAATGCGGCCTCGTATCTGCTGGATGGAGATGTTCTGGGACTgactcagcagcagctggtgctgaaTCAGTGCTGgagcccaaacccagccccgGCGTCGTGCCGGTCGTTCCGTGGGGATGGCGTTTGGAGCAAATTGGGGGAAATGTCAGGAAGATGGGGATGTTTGTTTGCTCCTGGTCACTGAATGTGCACGTGAGGAGGGAGCCAGGAGTGTTTGGGATGTCTGGGGCTCAGTCACCCGCATGTGACTCCGTGAAAATGCgttgtggaatggtttgggttggaaatgaTCTCCAAGATCATCCAATTCCACCCCTCTGCAggggacatgggcagggacatgtccaggctgctcagagctccatcccacctgtccttgggcacttccaggttTGGGAAGTTctcaatttaatatttttttatttttattactattttattaatattcaaTTAAAAGGTTAAAGGGTAGCTCTGCCTGTGCAAGAGGCAACATGAGGGATGGCGGCTCCAAGAATGGATGTGGAACACCCCAAATCaacatttccctcctgcagagtCCAGCTGAATTCCAGGAATCCTGGAAtcctggccctgagcagggatggagggctTTGGACTTGGCGCAGGACCCTCTGAGCGTATTGGAAATGGAGGGAGCCCAGAATGAACCAAAAGTGAGAAGACTGAGGTGGAAGAGAAGGGCCCAGCACAGAAACTGCTCCTCACTGGGCTGGTGGAGCTGAGTGGGAGGCAGGGACTCAGGAAGAGACTTTGTTGAGGTGAAACTGTTTTCTGTGAGGGAAGGGCCATcaaggcagggcagagccttgggcagctggagcctggcaggagcaccgggcaggaattttgggaggaatttttttcacGGTCTGAAATTGCAGCTCTCAGTCGAGGACCACATTATCCTGAGAGCTGCCTAATGAGAGGATGGAGGATCCTGCCTGGCcagttccctgctgctgcctgacatCCTCAGGGATCCCGGGGCTGCTCAGGAGAGGGGTCGGCCCAGGTGAGCTGGAACCAGCCCCGAGGACGGTGACAAGGACCTTGCTTTGCTCTCTGTGCGGTGCAAGGGGGAGCAGAATGAGATTTTAGAGCTGTTTCATCCCTGCAGGAAatgccagcagctcctttccagGCTTCCCAGGCATGACAGCAATTCCTGGAGTGAAACAAGGGAGAAGCAAATTGGTAATTGTGACTTCTGCGTGAAGGGCAGGAGAACACGCGCGGCATTTCCTTCCTGATGGGACAgacaaacccacctggacagatcaattttttaatttacaaggAATTAATGGGGCAGAAGCAAAGGGATGCACTCCACTTGTGCCTCCAGAGGGAGGTTTTCCATTGGCAGCTGTGAGAAGGGAGGTGGAGgtgggcatttcccaccctgGATGGTCGTGTCCAGCTCAAGGTACCCAAATCATTTTTGGGAGGTGGGGTGAGCATCACAATGTAAACAAGGGACTGAAGCAGTGTGGAAACAGAGTCAGAAAAGGGCATAAAATGCATCCAAAGGATGGCAGTGCAGAACTTTCATGCTTTGGTAGAACCCCAACCAATCCTTGAAGGCGGCAGAGGTTCCTCAGCATTTATTTTACAAACAAA
Coding sequences within it:
- the LOC135457679 gene encoding keratin-associated protein 4-3-like, with translation MPNGCCGGGNNYSVCCYSSPRCCKTPMCCSPMQCCSPCCMPVQSCCMPMSCCYTISNNNSGCCGSGCCGN